A portion of the Halobacillus ihumii genome contains these proteins:
- the kynA gene encoding tryptophan 2,3-dioxygenase, translating into MNGDSKSNENVHTDFKERMTYGEYLNLDRLLSSQNRLSEHHDEMLFIVIHQVSELWMKQILHELRAAIDLIREGEIQEALKMLSRVSKIQTQIIHAWDVLSTLTPAEYIQFRDDLGQASGFQSYQYRMVEFALGYKTPHVLKIYEKDPELHKELKSAYEAPGIYDAAIERLVEAGFKINPDLINRDYTTIYQSDATVEKAWEKVYKDVETYWDLYQLAEKLVDIEDWFQQWRFRHMKTVERIIGHKTGTGGSSGVGYLKKVLDHRFFPELWDIRTTL; encoded by the coding sequence GTGAACGGTGATTCGAAATCGAACGAAAATGTACATACAGATTTTAAAGAGCGCATGACTTATGGTGAGTATTTAAACTTAGATCGGCTACTTTCTTCCCAAAATCGACTTTCTGAACATCATGATGAAATGCTGTTCATAGTCATACATCAGGTGAGTGAATTATGGATGAAGCAAATCTTACATGAGTTGAGAGCGGCCATTGATCTGATTAGAGAGGGGGAGATCCAAGAAGCACTGAAGATGTTGTCAAGGGTATCTAAGATACAAACTCAAATTATCCATGCCTGGGATGTGCTCTCTACACTAACCCCTGCCGAGTATATCCAGTTTCGGGATGATTTAGGGCAGGCATCTGGTTTCCAGTCTTATCAATACCGTATGGTTGAATTTGCATTAGGATATAAAACACCACACGTATTAAAGATTTATGAAAAGGATCCTGAACTCCATAAAGAACTAAAAAGTGCTTATGAAGCTCCAGGTATATATGATGCAGCTATTGAAAGACTGGTTGAAGCTGGATTCAAAATTAATCCTGATCTCATAAATCGGGACTATACAACCATTTATCAGTCTGATGCTACTGTGGAAAAAGCTTGGGAAAAAGTGTACAAGGATGTCGAAACGTACTGGGATCTTTATCAGTTGGCAGAAAAATTAGTGGATATTGAAGATTGGTTCCAGCAGTGGCGTTTCAGGCATATGAAGACAGTTGAGCGAATTATTGGCCACAAAACAGGAACTGGAGGCTCCTCTGGTGTAGGGTATTTAAAGAAAGTATTGGACCACCGTTTCTTTCCAGAACTATGGGATATTCGAACGACCCTCTAA
- a CDS encoding polysaccharide deacetylase family protein, producing MRRLNIYVALLSLLLILTACSIFIADANEGSLKVTSDPASHYDVSMKSDIEEFEKYHITIHYPQTPNDQIDQVIIDYVNQKKDVFKKRSYKVVLNSEEQSVHELHIDYDIVYQDEKVFVVEFIETTDIGQKQADVSRTVMNFDKSSGKRLDLKNLFKKGTNYKKALLQETKEKLGKQSETDSSISFENIALSGDSLLVYLTGEEQKRWNTSTSKVSIDKQVLKDILVPEYAQVVVQTQEENKAEASFPKIEKSDQSPERVEGKKVALTFDNGPHPKRTPLILDVLEKYDANATFFMIGKRVKHFPETAREVVKQGHMVGNHTWTHPGFERLSDSQQKAQLDKTRDLIQEVMGVNTNLVRLPFEGKLPEAFRDRYEVVPWTINTTEDWNLTNASEIANAVISNVEDGSIIVLSSLHSVTPEALDIILDELTAQGYSFVPVSTLQK from the coding sequence ATGAGACGACTAAATATTTATGTAGCACTCCTTAGTCTATTGTTGATTTTGACGGCTTGTTCTATTTTTATAGCAGATGCAAATGAAGGTTCGCTTAAGGTGACTTCAGATCCTGCGAGCCACTATGATGTATCTATGAAAAGTGATATAGAAGAATTCGAAAAATATCATATCACTATTCATTATCCGCAGACTCCTAATGACCAAATCGATCAAGTGATCATAGATTACGTGAATCAGAAGAAGGATGTTTTCAAAAAGAGAAGTTATAAAGTAGTTCTTAACAGTGAAGAGCAATCGGTACATGAATTGCATATTGATTATGATATCGTGTATCAGGATGAAAAGGTATTTGTCGTTGAGTTTATTGAAACGACAGACATCGGCCAGAAGCAGGCTGATGTAAGCCGTACGGTTATGAATTTTGATAAATCAAGCGGCAAGAGACTTGACTTGAAGAACCTATTTAAAAAAGGTACAAATTATAAAAAAGCATTGCTTCAGGAAACTAAAGAAAAGCTTGGCAAGCAAAGCGAGACAGACTCGTCTATCAGCTTTGAAAATATAGCACTATCAGGAGATTCTCTTCTTGTGTACTTAACGGGAGAAGAACAGAAGAGATGGAACACAAGCACTTCGAAAGTGTCTATAGATAAGCAAGTGTTGAAAGACATTTTAGTGCCTGAATACGCCCAAGTAGTTGTACAAACTCAAGAAGAGAATAAGGCTGAAGCTTCTTTTCCTAAGATTGAAAAATCGGATCAATCACCTGAACGTGTGGAAGGAAAGAAAGTAGCACTCACCTTTGACAATGGTCCTCATCCAAAAAGAACACCTCTTATTTTAGACGTTTTAGAGAAGTATGACGCAAATGCAACCTTTTTCATGATTGGAAAACGGGTCAAACACTTCCCTGAAACGGCTAGAGAAGTAGTGAAACAGGGGCATATGGTAGGTAACCACACATGGACTCATCCAGGGTTTGAACGTCTTTCTGATAGCCAGCAGAAAGCCCAGTTGGATAAGACCCGGGATTTGATTCAGGAGGTCATGGGTGTGAATACAAATCTTGTGCGTTTGCCGTTTGAAGGAAAGCTTCCAGAAGCTTTTAGAGATCGGTATGAGGTGGTACCATGGACTATTAATACTACCGAAGACTGGAACTTAACGAACGCTTCAGAAATTGCCAATGCAGTAATTTCCAATGTGGAGGATGGATCCATAATTGTGTTAAGCAGTCTTCATTCTGTTACACCAGAAGCATTAGACATTATTCTTGATGAGTTAACGGCGCAAGGGTATAGTTTTGTACCGGTAAGTACTTTACAAAAATAA
- the metX gene encoding homoserine O-acetyltransferase MetX: MSLQNPVEQKQTVAKISIEDFTFESGETLPQIELAYEHSGPKGAPVILLCHALTGNQYAVGSGESPGWWAGLVGEECPIDTTQYQVITFNVLGGCHGSTGPASINPETGDIYRLDFPEVTIRDMVHAQYRALKQLGIYELHAVAGGSLGGMQTLEWGLLYPDFMKQLFVLAATPYLSDYGIAFNHIGARAIKDDPAFMEGYYSSNDTLQGFEIARMAGMVTYRSAPLFQKRFAREQEDALYSIQSYLNYQGEKIKDRFDANSYLYLLEAMNNHDIRKGRGSLQDTAGSFKPALFTVSFEHDLLYPKELIQPFSHHAPNGQHYHVKTDYGHDGFLVEFGEWGTWISEKLNEEGTEFDY; this comes from the coding sequence ATGTCATTGCAAAACCCTGTCGAACAGAAACAGACTGTTGCAAAGATTTCAATCGAAGACTTCACATTTGAATCTGGTGAGACACTTCCCCAGATTGAACTAGCATATGAACACTCCGGTCCTAAAGGTGCACCGGTAATTCTGCTTTGTCACGCCTTAACCGGAAACCAGTACGCTGTCGGTTCTGGTGAAAGTCCCGGATGGTGGGCAGGATTGGTTGGAGAGGAATGCCCAATTGATACTACCCAGTATCAAGTCATCACGTTTAATGTGCTGGGAGGTTGTCACGGTTCGACCGGACCAGCAAGTATAAATCCTGAAACTGGTGACATTTATCGTCTTGATTTTCCTGAAGTAACGATTCGTGATATGGTTCACGCCCAATATAGAGCATTAAAACAGTTAGGGATTTACGAGCTCCATGCCGTGGCAGGCGGCTCTCTCGGAGGAATGCAGACACTCGAATGGGGCTTGCTCTACCCTGACTTTATGAAACAGCTCTTCGTATTAGCTGCAACGCCTTATTTAAGTGATTATGGAATCGCCTTTAACCATATTGGGGCAAGAGCCATAAAGGACGATCCAGCCTTTATGGAGGGATATTATTCATCTAACGATACACTTCAAGGCTTTGAAATTGCCCGTATGGCCGGCATGGTTACCTATAGAAGCGCCCCCCTATTCCAAAAAAGATTCGCGAGAGAACAAGAGGATGCTCTTTATTCCATCCAATCCTATTTGAATTATCAAGGGGAAAAAATAAAAGATCGTTTTGATGCCAACAGCTACCTGTATTTGTTAGAAGCTATGAACAATCACGACATCAGGAAAGGACGCGGCAGCTTACAGGATACAGCCGGATCGTTTAAACCGGCCCTTTTTACAGTAAGCTTTGAGCACGACCTTCTCTATCCAAAAGAACTGATTCAACCATTCTCCCATCATGCGCCAAATGGGCAACATTATCATGTTAAAACAGACTATGGACATGATGGATTTCTTGTGGAATTTGGAGAATGGGGAACATGGATAAGTGAGAAATTGAACGAGGAGGGGACAGAATTTGACTATTAA
- a CDS encoding NAD(P)/FAD-dependent oxidoreductase — translation MEQRVDIVIVGARVAGASLAILLGQMGKRVLLIDKASFPSDTLSTHHLSHMHYLDKLGVQEDVESTGLRKINRMRTYIGDSFVEGPRDNYTIIPKRSHLDDVLLSKACSNEGVELLENCTVKGVIRNNQRVIGVETVNKTGQTMRIHASLVVGADGRHSYMAECVQAEKYGFHSPLRPVFYGYYHGIKPLTEPTTEIFLNEGRIGFLFPMEPGIDCLGLEVHSDEFKEIVKNPHRFEEIYQSFYGMEKRLRNASLQGKITGTPGVPNFFREPAGEGWALIGDAAHSKDPSTGLGINDAFMQSFLLAEAIERQDSGESWEHLMAEFKQKRDEQLQPGYRLTLDYIQSMRPWSRNEQALFQAMAANPMVWNKIVPHLPALLQEHSTAIPELYGSIEWEAKNFGLREE, via the coding sequence ATGGAACAACGTGTGGATATTGTGATCGTAGGAGCAAGGGTCGCTGGTGCGAGTCTTGCCATTTTACTTGGGCAAATGGGGAAAAGAGTTCTTCTGATTGATAAGGCCTCCTTTCCAAGTGATACGTTATCTACACACCATTTATCCCATATGCATTATTTAGATAAGCTCGGTGTACAGGAAGATGTGGAATCAACCGGATTGCGAAAGATTAATAGAATGCGTACATACATTGGTGATAGCTTTGTAGAAGGGCCAAGGGATAACTATACGATCATACCTAAACGGAGTCATTTAGATGACGTCCTGCTGTCGAAAGCGTGCAGTAATGAAGGAGTTGAGCTGCTGGAAAATTGTACAGTCAAGGGTGTAATAAGGAATAATCAGCGTGTGATTGGTGTGGAAACCGTGAATAAAACAGGGCAGACAATGCGGATTCACGCTTCGCTCGTAGTAGGAGCAGATGGCAGACATTCGTATATGGCTGAATGTGTTCAAGCAGAAAAATACGGATTTCACTCTCCCCTGCGGCCGGTGTTTTACGGCTATTATCATGGAATTAAACCATTAACGGAACCTACTACAGAAATTTTCCTTAATGAAGGGAGAATCGGGTTTCTCTTTCCGATGGAGCCAGGGATTGACTGCTTAGGGCTGGAAGTTCATTCAGATGAATTTAAAGAAATTGTAAAAAATCCTCATAGATTTGAAGAGATTTATCAATCATTCTATGGGATGGAGAAGCGGTTACGGAACGCTTCACTACAAGGGAAAATTACTGGCACGCCAGGGGTGCCGAATTTCTTCAGAGAACCAGCTGGAGAAGGTTGGGCTTTGATTGGAGATGCCGCCCATAGTAAAGACCCAAGTACTGGTCTTGGAATCAACGATGCGTTCATGCAGTCCTTCTTATTGGCTGAGGCGATAGAGAGACAGGACTCCGGGGAATCTTGGGAGCATCTTATGGCTGAATTCAAGCAGAAGCGGGATGAACAATTGCAGCCAGGCTATCGATTAACCCTCGATTACATTCAATCTATGAGACCATGGTCACGAAATGAGCAGGCTCTCTTTCAGGCTATGGCAGCTAATCCGATGGTATGGAATAAAATCGTTCCACATCTTCCTGCTTTATTACAGGAACACTCGACGGCTATTCCCGAGCTTTATGGTTCGATCGAATGGGAGGCTAAGAACTTTGGCCTTAGGGAGGAATGA
- a CDS encoding DUF2188 domain-containing protein yields the protein MVKEYSVVPNKDVTGWFVKIEDVAPTDLYDERDTAVEKATEMAENNKPSRLQVMDQDHNVENEWNFK from the coding sequence ATGGTGAAGGAATATAGTGTTGTACCGAATAAAGATGTGACAGGCTGGTTCGTGAAAATAGAGGACGTAGCTCCGACTGACTTATATGATGAACGTGATACAGCTGTAGAAAAAGCAACGGAGATGGCCGAGAATAATAAGCCAAGTCGTCTGCAGGTGATGGATCAAGATCACAACGTAGAAAATGAATGGAATTTCAAGTAA
- a CDS encoding homoserine dehydrogenase codes for MTIKAAILGFGTVGQGVYQILQTKRDHLAKLAGAPIELSGILVENLSKERELPHSVFVTDQYEQILALQPDVIFEAIVGEEPGFSYLTKAIDQHIHIITANKVMFANHGNHLLTQAGERVGIGYEATTAAGTPILGTITRLLQVNSITKVEAILNGTSNYILSSIQSEGKSFQDALEEAQKRGFAEADPTNDIKGYDAFYKLMILSQLIYHKQPSWETVPCEGIDQITADQFIEAQQQGSKIRHIASIEEINGELNASVKPQVLPPSHGLYPIDGVDNAIHLIGDLVGPLTLRGAGAGQLPTASAMVEDFLYILQSYPVKQHV; via the coding sequence TTGACTATTAAAGCAGCCATATTAGGATTCGGAACAGTCGGACAGGGAGTGTATCAAATCCTGCAAACGAAACGGGATCATTTAGCCAAATTAGCAGGAGCCCCTATCGAACTAAGCGGCATCCTTGTAGAAAATTTATCGAAAGAACGCGAACTTCCCCATTCTGTTTTCGTTACTGATCAATACGAGCAGATTCTTGCACTGCAGCCCGATGTGATCTTTGAAGCTATCGTCGGTGAAGAGCCAGGTTTTTCATATCTAACAAAAGCTATCGATCAGCACATTCATATCATTACAGCGAACAAAGTGATGTTTGCCAATCATGGAAACCATTTATTGACACAAGCTGGGGAACGTGTAGGAATTGGCTATGAAGCGACGACAGCGGCCGGAACGCCTATACTCGGGACTATCACTAGACTTCTGCAGGTAAATTCTATCACCAAAGTTGAAGCAATTTTAAATGGTACGAGTAACTATATCCTCTCATCCATTCAGAGTGAAGGAAAGAGCTTTCAGGATGCGTTAGAGGAAGCTCAGAAACGAGGGTTTGCCGAAGCTGATCCGACAAATGACATTAAGGGGTATGATGCTTTCTACAAATTGATGATCTTGAGTCAGCTTATCTATCACAAACAGCCAAGCTGGGAGACAGTTCCTTGTGAAGGGATTGATCAGATAACAGCAGATCAATTCATTGAAGCCCAACAACAGGGAAGTAAAATTCGCCACATTGCTTCAATTGAGGAGATAAATGGTGAACTTAACGCCAGTGTAAAACCGCAAGTGCTGCCGCCTTCGCACGGACTTTATCCGATAGATGGTGTAGATAATGCCATTCACCTTATTGGGGATTTGGTCGGTCCTTTGACGCTCAGAGGGGCAGGTGCGGGTCAATTACCGACAGCGAGCGCAATGGTAGAAGACTTTCTTTATATTTTACAGTCTTACCCAGTCAAACAGCATGTATAA
- a CDS encoding TetR/AcrR family transcriptional regulator, producing MEDKSIFIIEHAIKLIANKGFSATSVQEIANECGISKGAFYLHFKSKDALLLEVFYYYSRKIQLNIDEIEAEDLQPREKFIQKLSVTFEEIIAHREFIIMQIREQAIPFNQDIEEFLRHMRFNSYHFYKKNLIDIYGDRIKDFAWELTLILQGIFKTYIDLIIIENVKFDIRRLCEEMLKRADSLVNGFEHNNDHPVITDELMSQIIPDNYYSSQLELMRDALEEKQAAAPQDIQDTIAVLLEELNRAEPRSAVIKGMLTNLEEEGEFQQIVGQIRSYFHV from the coding sequence ATGGAAGATAAAAGCATTTTCATCATTGAACACGCTATTAAATTAATTGCCAACAAAGGATTCAGCGCCACATCTGTACAGGAAATCGCTAATGAGTGCGGCATTTCAAAAGGAGCCTTTTATTTACATTTCAAATCAAAGGATGCACTGTTATTAGAGGTTTTTTATTACTATTCTAGAAAAATACAGCTTAACATTGATGAAATTGAGGCAGAAGATTTACAGCCGCGTGAGAAATTTATTCAGAAACTCTCTGTTACGTTTGAAGAAATCATCGCCCACCGTGAATTTATTATTATGCAAATACGAGAGCAGGCCATTCCTTTCAATCAAGATATTGAGGAATTTTTACGTCATATGAGGTTTAATTCTTACCATTTTTACAAAAAGAACCTGATTGATATCTACGGGGATAGGATCAAGGACTTCGCATGGGAACTCACTCTTATCTTACAGGGGATATTTAAAACTTATATTGACTTAATTATTATTGAGAATGTGAAATTTGATATTAGACGGCTTTGTGAGGAAATGCTAAAACGTGCGGATTCCCTTGTTAACGGGTTCGAGCATAATAATGACCACCCAGTCATTACCGATGAACTCATGAGTCAAATCATTCCTGATAACTATTATTCTAGTCAGTTAGAGCTGATGAGAGATGCATTAGAGGAGAAACAAGCAGCTGCCCCGCAAGACATTCAAGACACTATAGCCGTACTGCTAGAAGAGCTTAACAGAGCAGAGCCTCGTTCCGCTGTGATTAAAGGTATGCTGACCAATCTTGAAGAAGAAGGTGAATTCCAGCAAATAGTCGGGCAAATTCGTTCCTATTTTCATGTATAA